A stretch of Aureispira sp. CCB-E DNA encodes these proteins:
- the mutY gene encoding A/G-specific adenine glycosylase, whose translation MNKKAFFTQKLLEWYHPDDRPLPWKAIKNPYFIWLSEIILQQTRVQQGLPYYQKFVKKYPTIVDLANAPEDDVFKLWEGLGYYSRARNLHFAAKTVATTYQGNFPTTYQDIRSLKGVGDYTAAAIASFAYDLPHAVVDGNVYRVLSRFFGINTPIDTTAGKKEFKQLADELLASKQAARYNQAIMDFGATHCTPKEPNCTSCLHQKYCVAFQENQVTELPVKSKKIKKRNRYFYYLVLKQETSLFIRKRGEKDIWANLYEFPLIELNQEVEGLFLLEALEETLIWKTLFENQPTVLNGVSKKYKQTLSHQKITALFLEIEVKPSFFYENKNLIAIERKKIKNFAFPKIISNYLENMKLSF comes from the coding sequence ATGAACAAAAAAGCATTTTTTACCCAAAAGCTATTGGAGTGGTACCATCCTGATGACCGCCCTCTACCGTGGAAAGCCATTAAAAATCCTTATTTTATTTGGCTTTCTGAAATTATCTTGCAGCAAACTCGTGTTCAACAAGGGTTGCCATACTACCAAAAATTTGTAAAAAAATACCCTACTATAGTAGATTTGGCAAATGCTCCCGAAGACGACGTGTTTAAACTTTGGGAAGGTTTGGGGTATTACTCTCGTGCAAGAAATTTGCATTTTGCAGCAAAGACAGTTGCAACAACCTATCAAGGAAATTTTCCTACAACCTATCAAGATATTCGTTCCTTAAAAGGAGTTGGTGATTATACAGCAGCAGCAATAGCATCTTTTGCTTATGATTTGCCCCATGCTGTGGTTGATGGAAATGTGTATCGAGTACTTTCCCGTTTTTTTGGTATTAATACTCCTATAGATACCACGGCAGGCAAAAAAGAGTTTAAACAACTAGCCGATGAATTGTTGGCTTCCAAACAAGCTGCACGTTATAATCAAGCTATTATGGATTTTGGGGCTACTCATTGCACTCCAAAAGAGCCTAATTGCACGAGTTGTTTGCACCAAAAGTATTGTGTAGCATTTCAAGAAAATCAAGTCACAGAATTACCTGTTAAATCCAAAAAAATAAAAAAGAGAAATCGCTACTTTTATTATTTGGTTCTAAAGCAAGAAACAAGTCTTTTTATACGCAAACGCGGCGAAAAAGACATCTGGGCAAACTTATACGAATTTCCACTTATAGAGTTGAACCAAGAGGTAGAAGGATTGTTTTTGTTAGAAGCTTTGGAAGAAACACTAATTTGGAAGACATTGTTTGAAAATCAGCCTACTGTACTGAATGGTGTTTCTAAGAAATACAAACAAACTTTGTCACACCAAAAAATAACCGCTCTCTTCTTAGAAATTGAAGTAAAACCTTCTTTTTTTTATGAAAACAAGAATTTAATAGCAATAGAACGAAAAAAAATTAAGAACTTTGCTTTCCCAAAGATTATTAGTAATTATTTGGAAAATATGAAGCTGTCGTTTTGA
- a CDS encoding aromatic hydrocarbon degradation protein, with translation MKSTFILIFFFFIYSQSQAQVTSDALLFSENHQTVTARSMALGNALGALGGDMSTANLNPAGMAIYRRMELGLSLGAMFDNTTTNFLGNQTKDRLSQFSFGNVGLVIAAPTRRSRTDWKSVNIGLTFNRISNFARNFTYQGVSTGSRVQSFAENSAGVSTKNLDPYEGWLAYNAYLMDSVAGGYIPNGGLSDTSYTYKYQNVRRTGGVNELGFTIGGNYNNKLYLAATIGVDFMEMNEDRLYQETSDSLDFRALDFTENRNVKGTGINLKVGMIYRINKLVRVGFAVHTPTAYRLIDSYNTGLYGEIVYDSVLQKTNYAMEDAEPYVLQHDLATPWVFMGSVGVVIPKRGFIGLDVEYSDYGWASFSLLANERTAANNQFINDLNRRVESSYKGVLKARLGAEIALGLARIRLGYQFQTSPYEIGIDGVTDLRHDISAGFGLRWKHFYLDFAYSHTLKDFEYSPYTSSTTIQRITGASQTGHAMLTIGALIFRDRSDS, from the coding sequence ATGAAATCCACTTTTATTCTTATTTTCTTTTTCTTTATTTACTCCCAAAGTCAAGCACAAGTAACTTCAGATGCATTATTGTTTAGTGAAAATCACCAAACAGTAACCGCTCGCTCAATGGCTTTGGGGAATGCTTTAGGTGCCTTAGGTGGTGATATGTCAACAGCAAATCTCAATCCCGCAGGTATGGCTATTTATAGAAGAATGGAATTGGGGCTTTCGCTAGGAGCTATGTTTGATAATACAACCACTAATTTTTTAGGGAATCAAACAAAAGACCGCTTGTCGCAATTTTCATTTGGTAATGTAGGGTTGGTAATTGCTGCACCTACAAGACGAAGCAGAACCGACTGGAAGTCGGTAAATATTGGATTGACGTTCAACCGAATTTCTAATTTTGCGCGTAATTTTACCTATCAGGGCGTTTCTACTGGTTCTAGAGTACAATCATTTGCTGAGAACTCAGCAGGGGTATCAACTAAAAACTTAGATCCTTATGAAGGTTGGTTGGCGTATAATGCTTATCTGATGGATAGCGTAGCTGGAGGATATATCCCTAATGGAGGACTATCTGACACGAGCTATACGTATAAGTATCAAAATGTAAGAAGAACAGGTGGTGTCAATGAGTTAGGATTTACAATTGGAGGAAATTACAACAACAAACTATATTTAGCCGCAACGATAGGAGTTGACTTTATGGAAATGAACGAAGATCGTTTGTATCAAGAAACGAGTGATAGCCTAGATTTTCGTGCGTTGGATTTTACCGAAAATCGAAATGTCAAAGGGACAGGAATAAATCTGAAAGTAGGTATGATATATCGAATTAATAAGCTTGTTAGAGTTGGTTTTGCCGTGCATACACCAACCGCTTATCGTTTGATAGATTCTTACAATACTGGTCTTTATGGGGAAATTGTGTACGATAGTGTTTTGCAAAAAACAAACTATGCAATGGAAGATGCAGAGCCTTATGTCTTACAACATGATTTGGCAACACCTTGGGTGTTTATGGGAAGTGTTGGTGTTGTTATTCCTAAACGAGGTTTTATTGGACTAGATGTAGAATACAGTGATTATGGTTGGGCGTCTTTCTCCTTATTAGCTAACGAACGCACAGCAGCCAACAATCAATTTATCAATGATTTGAATCGTCGAGTAGAATCTAGTTATAAAGGAGTGCTAAAAGCTAGATTAGGAGCAGAAATAGCCTTGGGCTTAGCTCGCATTCGTTTGGGATACCAGTTTCAAACTTCACCTTATGAAATTGGCATAGATGGCGTAACAGATTTGCGCCATGATATTAGTGCAGGATTTGGTTTAAGATGGAAGCATTTTTATTTGGATTTTGCTTATTCTCATACGCTTAAAGATTTTGAGTATTCTCCTTATACATCCTCTACAACTATCCAACGCATAACAGGGGCTTCACAAACTGGGCACGCGATGTTGACTATTGGAGCATTAATTTTTAGAGATAGATCCGATTCTTAA
- a CDS encoding single-stranded DNA-binding protein — MVNKVTLIGRLGKDPEVRTLESGTNIAKLSLATDESYKDKSGEWQTITEWHNIIMWRDMAERAERMLKKGYLVYIEGKLTNRSWQDENGNTKYITEVRANTFRLLRSEMNGDRTNGQVSKPNNVTTTTADASDDLPF, encoded by the coding sequence ATGGTAAATAAAGTTACCTTAATCGGTCGATTGGGGAAAGATCCAGAAGTTCGCACATTGGAGAGTGGTACTAATATTGCTAAACTATCTTTGGCAACAGACGAGTCTTATAAGGACAAGAGTGGCGAGTGGCAAACTATTACGGAGTGGCATAACATTATTATGTGGAGGGATATGGCCGAGCGTGCAGAAAGAATGCTGAAAAAAGGCTATTTAGTGTACATCGAAGGTAAATTGACCAACCGTTCTTGGCAAGATGAGAATGGCAATACAAAATATATCACAGAAGTTCGTGCCAATACCTTTAGGTTGTTGCGCAGCGAAATGAATGGGGATAGAACCAATGGGCAAGTGTCAAAGCCCAATAATGTTACAACAACAACAGCGGATGCTTCTGACGATTTACCGTTCTAA
- a CDS encoding ATP-dependent helicase, whose product MSYLDELNEIQRKAVTHITGPALIIAGPGSGKTRVLTFRIAHLIESGIPPWEILTLTFTNKAAKEMKERIAKVAGDNANNIWAGTFHSIFARILRSEASKIGFPSDFSIYDSQDAKSAITEIVKKRGLDSKVYNASAVYSRISLAKNNLVSPEDYALDIERIKEDKQRKMPYIYKIYDLYVKKCMRSGAMDFDDLLYQMYRLLDENPENVLEKYQKRFKYILVDEFQDTNQLQYSIIQKLITYPGSTKNICVVGDDAQSIYAFRGATIQNILDFEKEFPDITVFKLEQNYRSTNYIVQAANDIISRNSKQIKKTIFTSKGGGEPIRVIRAMTDTEEARKVVDMIVEQKNRYHITNDDIAILYRTNAQSRVFEEALKGHRIPYKIYGGTSFYDRKEVKDVLGYLRVIVNPKDEEGLKRIINYPTRGIGATSIAKLTTIAENENLSLWTILTNVQHAALPKRTENSIKQFVAQIEMFQQRMEEVTAYELAKYVVKMTGIIKDIQKEKTVEAQNRVENVTELLDGIKAFVEDDEIDEFNTNIEDKSLASYLQNVVLLTDIDKDEEEVKRVKLMSVHSSKGLEYKSIFIVGLEENLFPSMMSLRAKNARAAVDEERRLFYVAVTRAEQLLTLSYASSRYRFGNMVYNNSSRFLEEISPKYLDLSSTTARAKVSQFPKKNRNRFSPMNKGNNKQAQKMANFKASPISQIVAGAKILHERFGSGKIVAIDGNGSSKVATIFFEDGVGEKRIMLKFAKIQVVG is encoded by the coding sequence ATGAGCTATTTGGACGAACTCAACGAAATCCAACGCAAAGCAGTTACCCACATTACTGGTCCTGCATTAATCATAGCAGGTCCTGGATCAGGCAAAACACGTGTATTGACCTTTCGAATTGCTCATCTAATAGAATCTGGTATTCCTCCTTGGGAAATTTTGACACTAACTTTTACCAACAAAGCTGCCAAGGAAATGAAAGAGCGTATTGCCAAAGTAGCTGGAGATAATGCCAACAATATTTGGGCAGGTACGTTTCACTCTATTTTTGCTAGAATATTACGTAGTGAAGCTTCCAAAATTGGCTTCCCTTCAGACTTTTCTATTTATGATAGTCAAGACGCGAAAAGTGCCATTACCGAAATTGTCAAAAAACGAGGGCTTGATAGTAAAGTTTATAATGCATCTGCTGTTTATAGTCGCATATCTTTGGCTAAAAACAATTTAGTTTCTCCAGAAGACTATGCTCTAGATATAGAACGTATCAAAGAGGACAAACAGCGAAAAATGCCCTACATTTATAAAATTTATGACCTTTATGTAAAAAAATGTATGCGCTCTGGCGCTATGGACTTTGATGATTTGTTGTATCAAATGTATCGTTTGCTAGATGAGAACCCCGAAAATGTCTTAGAAAAGTATCAAAAACGCTTTAAATACATTTTAGTAGATGAGTTTCAAGATACCAATCAATTGCAATATTCTATCATTCAAAAATTGATTACTTACCCAGGAAGTACTAAGAATATTTGTGTGGTAGGAGACGATGCTCAAAGTATCTACGCTTTTCGTGGAGCAACCATTCAAAACATTCTCGATTTCGAGAAAGAATTTCCTGACATTACGGTCTTTAAGCTAGAGCAAAATTATCGTTCTACCAATTATATTGTCCAAGCGGCCAACGATATCATTTCTAGAAATAGCAAACAAATCAAGAAAACAATTTTTACGTCTAAAGGCGGGGGAGAACCAATTCGGGTTATTCGCGCCATGACAGATACAGAAGAAGCTCGCAAAGTTGTTGACATGATTGTAGAACAAAAAAATCGCTATCATATTACCAATGATGACATTGCAATTCTATATAGAACCAATGCACAGTCTCGTGTATTTGAGGAAGCACTAAAAGGGCATCGTATTCCTTACAAAATTTATGGGGGGACTTCTTTTTACGATAGAAAAGAAGTAAAAGATGTTTTAGGCTATTTGAGAGTAATTGTTAATCCAAAAGATGAAGAAGGTTTAAAACGAATTATCAACTACCCTACTAGAGGAATTGGGGCAACGTCAATTGCTAAATTAACAACAATCGCAGAAAATGAAAACCTATCCCTTTGGACGATTCTAACAAATGTCCAACATGCTGCTTTACCTAAGCGTACAGAAAATTCTATTAAGCAATTTGTAGCACAAATAGAAATGTTTCAACAACGGATGGAAGAAGTTACAGCTTATGAATTGGCAAAATATGTCGTCAAAATGACAGGCATTATCAAAGATATCCAAAAAGAAAAAACTGTAGAAGCACAAAATCGAGTTGAAAACGTAACAGAGTTATTGGACGGTATTAAAGCTTTTGTAGAAGACGATGAAATTGATGAATTCAACACCAACATAGAAGACAAAAGCTTAGCCAGTTATCTTCAAAATGTGGTTTTATTGACCGATATTGACAAAGATGAAGAGGAAGTGAAACGTGTAAAACTTATGTCGGTACACTCTTCCAAAGGGTTAGAATACAAATCAATTTTTATTGTAGGACTCGAAGAGAATCTATTCCCATCCATGATGTCACTACGGGCTAAAAATGCTCGTGCTGCTGTTGATGAAGAACGCCGTTTGTTCTATGTGGCTGTCACAAGAGCTGAGCAACTACTAACCTTATCCTATGCTTCTAGTCGTTATCGTTTTGGCAATATGGTGTATAATAACTCTAGCCGTTTCTTGGAAGAAATTTCTCCTAAATATTTAGATCTGTCTAGCACAACCGCCAGAGCCAAAGTATCTCAATTCCCTAAAAAGAATAGAAATCGCTTTAGCCCTATGAATAAAGGGAATAACAAGCAGGCTCAAAAAATGGCTAATTTCAAAGCAAGCCCAATATCTCAAATCGTTGCGGGAGCCAAGATCTTGCATGAGCGTTTTGGTAGTGGAAAAATCGTGGCTATTGACGGCAATGGTAGTAGTAAAGTTGCTACGATTTTCTTTGAAGATGGCGTTGGTGAAAAGCGTATTATGCTCAAGTTTGCTAAGATTCAGGTCGTGGGGTAA